The Flavobacterium sp. 140616W15 sequence TATATTGTTTACGCAGAAAGAAAATAATTTTCAGTATCAGTTTTCAGTTTATTAAATATGAAATATTACATTGTTATACCGGCACATAACGAGCAAGAATATATTGGTTTAACGTTGCAGTCATTGATTTCGCAAACCGTTTTACCAAAAAAAGTTGTTGTAGTCAATGACAATTCTACCGATAAAACGGAAGAAATTGTATTGAATTATGTCAAAGAAAATCCATACATCTCATTGGTTAATAAAACCTCGAGTGCTATACATTTGCCAGGAAGCAAAGTAATCCAAGCATTTCACAAGGGGTTTGAAACACTCGACGAGGATTATAATATCATTGTAAAATTAGATGGAGATTTAATTTTTCCTCCAAACTATTTCGAAACTGTTATTTCTCACTTTCAATCCGATCCAAAAATCGGAATGGCAGGAGGTTTTTGCTACATAGAAAAAAATGGAGATTGGATATTAGAAAATCTAACCGACAAAGATCATATTCGTGGTGCACTAAAAGCCTATCGAAAAGAAACTTTTCAACAAATTGGAGGCCTAAAACCCTCAATGGGCTGGGACACAGTAGACGAATTGCTTTGTAAATATTACGATTGGAAAATAGTTACCGATTCTTCTTTACACGTAAAACACCTTAAACCAACTGGTGCTAATTACAGCAAAACAGCACGTTATAAACAAGGTGAAGCTTTTTATACTTTAGGCTATGGTTTTTGGATCACTGCAATTGCATCTGCAAAACTAGCAATGATGAAGAAAAGACCTTTTCTATTTTTTGATTACATTAAAGGATTTTTGAAAGCAAAAAAAGCAAAAACACCATTATTGGTAACCGATGCACAAGCAAAATTCATTCGAAATTATCGTTTGAAAAAAATGAAAGAAAAGCTTTTTTAGTTCAAGCAATCAAAAAAACTATAAAATCTAAACCGTAAACTGGCAACTATTTTCGTAATTTAGCCCATATTCGTAAAAACTATGATGCTCATTCGTTATTTATCCCAAATAGGAAGATACTTCTTGATGCTTAAAGAAATTTTCAATAAACAAACCAAATGGTCTGTTATGAAGAAACTAATCTTTAAAGAAATTGATGACTTAATTATTGATTCCCTTGGTATTGTTTGTTTCATTTCATTCTTCGTAGGAGGAGTTGTTGCAATTCAAACCGCATTAAACTTAACAAATCCATTAATTCCAAAATACTTAATTGGTTTCGCAACCAGACAATCCGTTATTTTAGAATTTGCCCCAACATTTATCTCTGTTATTATGGCAGGGAAAATGGGCTCTTTCATCACATCGAGTATAGGAACTATGCGAGTAACCGAGCAAATTGATGCGCTGGAAGTTATGGGGGTTAATTCATTAAACTACCTGGTTTTTCCAAAAATAATTGCTTTACTACTATATCCTTTTGTAATCGGAATTAGTATGTTCTTAGGAATTTTTGGTGGTTGGCTAGCTGGAGTTTATGGCGGTTTTACAACCAGTGATGATTTTATAATGGGAGCACAAATGGAATTTATTCCGTTTCATATTACTTATGCTTTTATTAAAACGATAATATTCGCCATGCTATTGGCAACTATTCCATCTTTTCATGGCTATTATATGAAAGGTGGTGCACTAGAAGTAGGAAAAGCAAGTACAGTAGCATTCGTTTGGACATCTGTATCTATTATCCTTTTTAATTATATACTAACACAATTGTTATTAGGCTCATGATAGAAGTAAAAAATATAGAAAAATCATTTGGCGACAGCAAAGTACTTAAAGGCGTTTCGACCGTATTTGAAACTGGGAAAACAAACCTAATCATTGGGCAAAGTGGATCTGGAAAAACGGTATTATTAAAAAGCTTACTAGGTATTCATGCTCCAGATTCTGGAACAATTGAGTTTGATGGTAGAGTTTATTCAGAACTAGATCCAGATGAAAAAAGAGAATTACGTACCGAAATCGGAATGGTATTTCAAGGAAGTGCCTTATTTGATTCCATGACCGTTGCCGAAAACGTTGCTTTCCCTCTTAAAATGTTTACTACAGATACTGGATCTAAAATTCAAGATCGTGTAGATTTCGTTTTAAAAAGAGTAAATCTAATTGATGCTCATAAAAAATTACCGTCGGAAATCTCTGGAGGAATGCAAAAACGTGTAGCTATTGCTCGTGCTATTGTAAATAACCCTAAGTACTTATTTTGTGATGAACCAAACTCTGGTTTAGATCCAAATACTTCGACTTTAATTGATAACTTAATTAAAGAAATTACCGAAGAATATAATATCACAACCGTAATTAACACGCATGATATGAATTCTGTAATGGAAATTGGTGAGAATATTTTATTCTTAAAAAATGGTGTAAAAGAATGGCAAGGAACAAAAGAACAGATTTTTGTAACTGATAATAAAGCTATTGTAGAATTTGTTTATTCATCAAATTTATTCAAAAAAGTAAGAGAAGCTTATTTAAAAGGATAACCTTTCGGTAAAATTCTAAAATAAATTACAAGCCATTTAGAAATTAAGATAATTTAAGATTCAGTTCTTAAACTTAATTTCTAAATGGCTTTCTTTTTTTTTGCAGTTTAGAACTAATTCTTAACTGGTAATAGCTCTACTTCTGCATTTGGATTAAAAAGATAAGTCCTCCCGGAGCTTATTTCGAGACATTCAAACCGTTTGGTCCTTACGGCCATCTTCTTAAAAATTTTTCCGTTATGTATCCTAAAAACGCTTCCAAATGGTATTTCAAAAATATAATTCTTATCGTTTTCTTGATCATATTGTTTAAGAGCCAATGACAATGTTGCATCAGTGTCGCTACTTGCTGTAGGATTTTTAAAATGTTTGGCTAACAATGGTAATAAATGACTCGGAAAAATCTCCGGTCGTATAAATGGAACCATTAACCGCTGGAAAGAATATTTCCATTCATTTCCATGAGGTTTAATATTTCTTCCAAATTTCTCAAAGGCTACCAAATGAGAAATTTCATGAATTAGTGTAATCAAAAACTTGTATTTATTTAAGCTAGAATTCACAGTAATTTCATGTTTACCGCTTGGCCCTTTTCTATAATCACCATGACGTGTCTGACGTTCATTTACGATTTTCAGATGAACTTGATTGGCAACAATCAAATCAAAAACAGGTATCACTGCATGTTCAGGTATATATTTTGCTAGAGTTTGGCTCAAATTAATCGGGTTATTTAATATCTGACAAATCTAAGAAATCATTACTTTATAGCTATTTAAATAAAGTAAAACATTTATAGGTTTAAATATTTTATATAATTTTCATTTACATCCTTTTTAACTTCTCCATTAGCATCCATAAATACATTTAGTTTAGCCTGCCTACGTGTAATCTGATCTTCCATTTCTTGTATTTTACGCTCTTGATAATCTAATACTCGTGCTTTTTGAAGATATTCTAAACTACTTTTATAATTACCTATAAAAGCAAAACTAGAAGCTATATTAGCATAACAAGCCCAAATAGCTACTTTTTGTCCTTTATCATTTACATCTAATTGCTTAGAGTAGTTGTACATTTTTAAAATAAAATCAGTGAAAATTCTTTTTTTATCATTAAAATTTTTATAGTTTTTCAAACTTTCTCCTCTTGTAAAAGCTGTAGAATTATCCTTCACTGTCAAATTGTTATTCTCTATAAATTCAGTACTAGCTAACAAAAGCGCCTCATCTAGTATAGGCTCAGCTTTAGATTTAGTCCAGTTTTCCATTGCATCTATATCTTGATTTAATTTAAGAAACAAAGGATTTTTATCTGCTTTAGAGATTCTGGAAAAAAAATAACTATCCCCATAATGTGCAACACCTATCCAGGAATCAGCTCTTACCTTCATATTTCCCTGAATATTCTTTACAAGTTCATTATAAATAAGATTCTTATCAATATTCGTAGCCACATAATCTATAGCTTCTATTTTTGTTTTAAAACTAGATTTAGCTCCCTCAAACCCCATAGCAGTTTCAGACAATCGCTCTTTAATTTTGAATGTTTTTTCCATCACCACATTACTACTTATACTATTTTTAACTTTAAAAATAACATCATACTTAAAATAGGCGATATAACCAAAAGGTGTTTCTGCATTTCTATGCTCTTCAATTTCTCCTAAATAAGCAACGTTATCGATAGAGACATCAAGTATAAAATGATCATCAGCCTTGTATGAGTAATTCACATGACCTAGATCAACTATAGACTGAATAGCTGTACCATTATAATTTACTTCACTTTCCGTACCTGAAAGAAGTAAAAGTAAAGGCTCTTTTTTAAAAAACACATTATAAGAAAGTCGATTTCTTTCCCCTTTTTTCACCCCATCAACAAATACAGATATTGGATTTTCAGACAGGTTTATATTCACGGCATAAGTTCTATACCCAACAGGCAGATAACTTTCTGGAAGAACAAAATTATAGAAACTCAAATATTCTGATTTATAAGATTGGGCAGATAAATTTTGATTAAAAAAAGTGGTAATAAATAAAATTGTAATAAGTAAAGTTTTTCTCTTCATGGCTTAAATTAATATCTTATAGGGTTTTATTGATTAGAAAATGATGTATGGTTTGCTTATTATCTAAGGATTCGTAGAAGAAACCTCCAACACTTTTCCGTTAAAATATTTATTCCCATTAAGGGTAAAATCGTAAATGTATGTTGCCATTCCCTCTGCCGAAATTGGTGCCTGATATCCTGGAAAAGCTTCTTGCAACATTTCTGTTTGAACAGAACCTAATGCCAAAACATTAAATGAGATTCCTTTTTCTTTGTATTCTTCAGCCAATAATTCTGAGAGTGTAATCACGGCTCCTTTACTAGAACTATACGCTGCAAGTCCTGCAAATTTAAGACTACCGCGAACACCTCCAATAGAACTTATTGTTACCACATGACTTCCTTTTTGAAGATATGGCAAACAAACTCTAGTTAAATTGGCTACTGCAAAAACATTTACTTTATAAATATTTTCAAAATCGGCCTGAGTAGTTTCTGCAAAAGGCTTTAAAAGCAAAGCTCCAGCATTATGCACCAATGCATCTACTTTTTTCCAAGTCGAAGAAAGAAATTCGTCTACTTTGTATAATTCAGACTCATCGGATAAATCAATAGAAAGACAAGTCACATTAGAATGTTCCAAAAGCAATTGAGGGATTTTTCTTGAAATTGCCAATACCTGATGTCCAGCATTTGCAAATTGCAAAGCCAATTCATAACCTATCCCCCTACTCGTTCCTGTGATAATAATATTTTTCATCTGGCAAAAATAAGGAAAACCAATAAAAAAGCATAGCTTATTTAGTCATGATAATCTCTTTTGTTGGAGAACTTGCCATATGCGTCACCGCAGGCAAAAATTCTTGAATAAATGAAGTCATATGTGGTACATCCATCACTTTAAATTCATCAGAAACATGATGGTAGAACTCAAAGTTTTCGAAATCAAATGTACTTATAGATTGGCAAGGAGCATTAAATGCTTCGTAAAAAGGAAAATTATCTGATCTGAAAAACAATTTGTATTCGGCTTCTTTGGGTAAAAACCCAATAGTTTTATCTCCAGTATATTCATTGATTTTTGTTGCCATATTCGATTTATCAAAACCTGTAATATAAGCTAAAAAATCACGCTTCATTGGCACACCAATCATTTCGATATTTAACTGAGTATATAAATTAAAGTTTTGGCTTTTAAGTTTTTTAGCCAAATGTTTAGAACCCAAAAGTCCCTTTTCTTCTCCTGCAAAAAATACAAATAACACACTTCTTTTATTCGATTTCGTTTGACTAAAATACTTAGCCATTTCAGCAACTGCTACAACTCCAGACGCATCATCATTAGCACCATTATTTATAAAATCGCCATTAAGCCCTTTTTTATCAATACCAATATGATCATAATGTGCACTTAAAATCACAAATTCTTTTTCAAACTAGGATCTGTTCCTTCTAAATATCCAACTATATTATATGCTGGAGCTTTAAACGTAGATAAAGTATCTCGATAAGAAGAAAAATAAGGTTTCACATTATTACTCTTAAAAAAATCTTCTAGATAAACAGCTGCTTTTTCAATTCCTTTTGTTCCAGTTTCCCTACCTTCTAATTCATCTGAGGAGAGATATTTTAAAGCCGAAGATACTTCACTCTCTTTTACTTTATAATCAATTACTAATTTTGGATTTGACTGCGTTGCTTCGATTGCAACTTGTGTATTGGTTTTACACGCAAAAAAAATAAACGGAAATAAAAAGAATAGTTTTTTCATTACTGTGGTTTGATTTAGCTAAGTTTTAAGCTTTACATTAAAATATTTATTATACACTTTAAAAGTCTGAACACCTGCCAAGACAATGAAAAACAACGGAATAAGAATTGACATCACATAGTTAAAAACATATAATGTATTCTTAAAAATGAGTTGCAATATTAAAATAAGGCTTAGCATTCCTAAAAAAACTCCAATTAAAGTTCCTGCAATATAATAATATTTATAATTCTTTTCTATAGAAATAAAATTCTCATTTATTAAATACAAATTCCACCCAGTCCAGAAAGGCAATTGCAAAAAATTAAAACAATTAAGTAAAACTCCAATAACAAAAGGAGAATACATTATATATTTCTCTATGTAACTATCGTTATTTATAGTTGTATCAGCATGAGCATAAAATGAATAAGACAGAATCAGCATGAAAGCAATTGCAAAAAAGTCTATCCCTTTCATTAATTTTCTATTATTCACCAGCTGTTTTGCAAATAATAGCGTAAAGTAAATAACGAATGATTCTACAAAAATGATCCCTAACAGAAACAAAAACAAATTATGAAATCCTGTTTTATTATAGATTTCAAATCCAACTAAGTTTAGATATCCAAGCGGAATTGAGCCTAAAAAACTAACCACAAAACCTACCGAAATATTCTTAATCCGTTTCATCGTTTCAAAAATTTACGATTTTATTACTTTGTGCCAAGTGCAATCGATATTCATTTATTCCAGTTTTATAAGCCAAATACGGCACTCCTTTTTGGTGATTTGCAATACTTATTTCATACATATAAGTAATATGTCTCGCGAGTTCTTTCCATGCAAACCATAAGGAATGCTTTG is a genomic window containing:
- a CDS encoding glycosyltransferase family 2 protein, translating into MKYYIVIPAHNEQEYIGLTLQSLISQTVLPKKVVVVNDNSTDKTEEIVLNYVKENPYISLVNKTSSAIHLPGSKVIQAFHKGFETLDEDYNIIVKLDGDLIFPPNYFETVISHFQSDPKIGMAGGFCYIEKNGDWILENLTDKDHIRGALKAYRKETFQQIGGLKPSMGWDTVDELLCKYYDWKIVTDSSLHVKHLKPTGANYSKTARYKQGEAFYTLGYGFWITAIASAKLAMMKKRPFLFFDYIKGFLKAKKAKTPLLVTDAQAKFIRNYRLKKMKEKLF
- a CDS encoding ABC transporter permease; amino-acid sequence: MMLIRYLSQIGRYFLMLKEIFNKQTKWSVMKKLIFKEIDDLIIDSLGIVCFISFFVGGVVAIQTALNLTNPLIPKYLIGFATRQSVILEFAPTFISVIMAGKMGSFITSSIGTMRVTEQIDALEVMGVNSLNYLVFPKIIALLLYPFVIGISMFLGIFGGWLAGVYGGFTTSDDFIMGAQMEFIPFHITYAFIKTIIFAMLLATIPSFHGYYMKGGALEVGKASTVAFVWTSVSIILFNYILTQLLLGS
- a CDS encoding ABC transporter ATP-binding protein, whose product is MIEVKNIEKSFGDSKVLKGVSTVFETGKTNLIIGQSGSGKTVLLKSLLGIHAPDSGTIEFDGRVYSELDPDEKRELRTEIGMVFQGSALFDSMTVAENVAFPLKMFTTDTGSKIQDRVDFVLKRVNLIDAHKKLPSEISGGMQKRVAIARAIVNNPKYLFCDEPNSGLDPNTSTLIDNLIKEITEEYNITTVINTHDMNSVMEIGENILFLKNGVKEWQGTKEQIFVTDNKAIVEFVYSSNLFKKVREAYLKG
- a CDS encoding SDR family oxidoreductase; the encoded protein is MKNIIITGTSRGIGYELALQFANAGHQVLAISRKIPQLLLEHSNVTCLSIDLSDESELYKVDEFLSSTWKKVDALVHNAGALLLKPFAETTQADFENIYKVNVFAVANLTRVCLPYLQKGSHVVTISSIGGVRGSLKFAGLAAYSSSKGAVITLSELLAEEYKEKGISFNVLALGSVQTEMLQEAFPGYQAPISAEGMATYIYDFTLNGNKYFNGKVLEVSSTNP
- a CDS encoding SprT-like domain-containing protein yields the protein MSQTLAKYIPEHAVIPVFDLIVANQVHLKIVNERQTRHGDYRKGPSGKHEITVNSSLNKYKFLITLIHEISHLVAFEKFGRNIKPHGNEWKYSFQRLMVPFIRPEIFPSHLLPLLAKHFKNPTASSDTDATLSLALKQYDQENDKNYIFEIPFGSVFRIHNGKIFKKMAVRTKRFECLEISSGRTYLFNPNAEVELLPVKN